In the genome of Cuculus canorus isolate bCucCan1 chromosome 26, bCucCan1.pri, whole genome shotgun sequence, one region contains:
- the GOLGA7 gene encoding golgin subfamily A member 7: MRPQPAPVAGKVFIQRDYSGGTRCQFQSKFPAELENRIDRQQFEETVRTLNNLYAEAEKLGGQSYLEGCLACLTAYTIFLCMETHYEKVLKKIAKFIQEQNEKIYAPQGLLLTDPIERGLRVIEITIYEDRGMTSGR; encoded by the exons ATGAGGCCGCAGCCGGCCCCGGTCGCGGGAAAGGTCTTCATCCAGCGCGACTACAGCGGTGGGACGCGCTGCCAGTTCCAGAGCAAGTTCCCGGCCGAGCTGGAGAATAGG ATTGACCGGCAGCAGTTTGAAGAGACCGTCCGAACGCTGAACAACCTCTACGCAGAAGCTGAGAAGCTTGGGGGCCAGTCCTACCTTGAGGGGTGCCTCGCCTGTCTGACTGCCTACACCATCTTCCTGTGCATGGAGACGCATTACGAAAAG gttctaaagaaaattgccaAGTTCATTCAGGAACAGAACGAGAAGATCTACGCTCCTCAGGGCCTCCTTCTGACAGACCCCATTGAAAGAGGACTAAGAGTT ATTGAAATTACCATTTATGAAGACAGAGGAATGACCAGCGGAAGATAA